In Microbacterium galbinum, a single window of DNA contains:
- a CDS encoding LacI family DNA-binding transcriptional regulator, with product MTTIPPRRATMKDVAALAGVSPKTVSNVVTGTVPVNDDTRSKVEAAMAQLDFVPNLSARGLRKGRSGIIAVALPDLATAFSAELVHRIVEAAHERGLAVQIEETASEPEREKELVSRARAHLVDGLILNPIRLEDSVLKYADRLPPLVVIGEVEQNRADHVRIDSRLAAADATRHVLARGARRIAVVGADDDPSVATATSRLRLEGVHDALREAGIPRDPALEVNRLPWEMAGGADAVRTLFERGVAFDAIVAFTDSLALGALHALHDRGVRVPEDVIVTGFDDVEFSKYTSPSLTTIAFDRRAFAVAALGLLETRMDDRAAPPRALTLSHHLLERDSTKAAPLGYRP from the coding sequence ATGACGACGATCCCGCCGCGCCGCGCGACGATGAAAGACGTCGCCGCTCTCGCCGGCGTCTCGCCGAAGACGGTCTCGAACGTCGTCACCGGCACCGTCCCCGTGAACGACGACACGCGCTCCAAGGTCGAAGCGGCGATGGCGCAGCTCGACTTCGTGCCGAATCTCAGCGCCCGCGGGTTGCGCAAGGGACGCTCGGGGATCATCGCCGTCGCCCTCCCCGATCTTGCGACCGCGTTCTCGGCCGAGCTCGTGCACCGCATCGTCGAAGCCGCGCACGAGCGGGGGCTGGCCGTGCAGATCGAGGAGACGGCATCCGAGCCCGAGCGTGAGAAGGAGCTGGTCTCCCGCGCCCGCGCCCACCTCGTCGACGGCCTGATCCTCAACCCCATCCGCCTCGAGGACAGCGTGCTCAAGTACGCCGACCGCCTGCCGCCGCTCGTCGTGATCGGCGAGGTCGAGCAGAACCGCGCCGATCATGTGCGCATCGACAGCCGGCTCGCCGCCGCCGACGCCACGCGGCACGTTCTCGCGCGCGGCGCCCGGCGGATCGCGGTGGTCGGCGCCGACGACGACCCCTCGGTCGCCACGGCGACGAGCCGCCTGCGACTCGAGGGCGTGCACGACGCACTGCGGGAGGCCGGCATCCCCCGCGACCCCGCGCTCGAGGTCAATCGCCTGCCGTGGGAGATGGCGGGCGGGGCGGATGCCGTGCGCACGCTGTTCGAGCGCGGCGTCGCCTTCGATGCGATCGTCGCCTTCACCGACTCCCTCGCCCTCGGTGCCCTGCACGCCCTGCACGACCGCGGTGTGCGGGTGCCGGAGGACGTGATCGTCACGGGCTTCGACGACGTCGAGTTCTCGAAGTACACCTCTCCCTCACTGACGACCATCGCGTTCGACCGTCGGGCCTTCGCGGTCGCCGCCCTCGGCCTGCTCGAGACCCGCATGGACGACCGGGCCGCTCCCCCGCGGGCACTGACGCTGTCGCATCATCTCCTCGAGCGAGACAGCACGAAGGCCGCACCGCTCGGCTACCGCCCTTAG
- a CDS encoding D-arabinono-1,4-lactone oxidase → MGNERNWAGNLTYRASRVEHPASIDALRALLAQGGPVRMLGSRHCFNDIADTEGALIALDRLPAAFEVSPERDAVRVAGGLRYGDIAPLLAAEGLALANLASLPHISVAGAVATGTHGSGDAIGSLASAVRALTIVTPGGETRELRRGDVDFDGAVVSLGALGAVVDLTLDVEPTYDVAQHVFEHPSWDAILTDLEAVTGIGTSVSVFSTWQHTDVADQIWVKQRLPEAREAARESLFESLGAEAAASKRHPILGVDPVACTEQLGTPGPWFERLAHFKLEFTPSAGAEIQSEYLVPRADAVAAIQAVRGLAGQIAPLLLVNEIRTVKADDLWLSSSYGTDAVGIHFTWKPDEAAVRAFLPTLEAALPPTARPHWGKVFTLDAAEVRERYPRFDDFAALAARFDPERRLVNPYLERLGL, encoded by the coding sequence ATGGGCAACGAACGCAACTGGGCGGGCAACCTCACCTATCGGGCATCCCGGGTCGAGCACCCGGCGTCGATCGACGCGCTGCGGGCGCTGCTCGCGCAGGGTGGACCGGTGCGGATGCTGGGCTCGCGCCACTGCTTCAACGACATCGCCGACACCGAGGGCGCGCTGATCGCCCTCGACCGACTGCCCGCGGCCTTCGAGGTGAGCCCGGAGCGCGACGCCGTGCGGGTGGCCGGAGGACTGCGCTACGGCGACATCGCCCCGCTGCTCGCCGCCGAGGGGCTCGCGCTCGCCAACCTCGCCTCGCTGCCGCACATCTCCGTCGCCGGTGCCGTCGCCACCGGAACCCACGGCTCCGGTGACGCGATCGGCTCTCTCGCGAGTGCCGTGCGCGCCCTCACGATCGTCACCCCGGGTGGCGAGACGCGCGAGCTGCGTCGCGGCGACGTCGACTTCGACGGTGCGGTCGTGAGTCTCGGCGCCCTCGGCGCGGTCGTCGACCTCACCCTCGACGTCGAGCCGACCTACGACGTCGCGCAGCACGTCTTCGAGCACCCGTCGTGGGACGCGATCCTCACCGACCTCGAAGCGGTCACCGGCATCGGCACGAGCGTCAGCGTCTTCTCGACCTGGCAGCACACCGACGTCGCCGACCAGATCTGGGTCAAGCAGCGCCTCCCCGAGGCACGCGAGGCCGCCCGCGAGTCCCTGTTCGAGAGCCTGGGGGCCGAAGCCGCGGCGAGTAAGCGGCATCCGATCCTCGGCGTCGACCCCGTCGCGTGCACCGAACAGCTCGGCACGCCCGGGCCGTGGTTCGAGCGGCTCGCACACTTCAAGCTCGAGTTCACCCCTTCGGCCGGTGCCGAGATCCAGAGTGAGTACCTCGTGCCCCGCGCCGACGCCGTCGCCGCGATCCAGGCCGTGCGCGGGCTCGCCGGGCAGATCGCTCCGCTGCTGCTGGTGAACGAGATCCGCACGGTGAAGGCCGACGACCTCTGGCTGAGTTCGTCGTACGGCACGGATGCCGTCGGCATCCACTTCACCTGGAAGCCCGACGAAGCGGCTGTGCGCGCATTCCTGCCGACGCTCGAAGCGGCGCTGCCGCCCACCGCCCGCCCGCACTGGGGCAAGGTGTTCACGCTCGACGCCGCCGAGGTGCGCGAACGGTATCCGCGTTTCGACGACTTCGCTGCGCTCGCCGCGCGCTTCGACCCGGAGCGGCGTCTCGTCAACCCGTATCTGGAGCGGCTCGGGCTGTAG
- the arfA gene encoding arabinosylfuranosidase ArfA — protein MSHARITIDRDFTIADVPRRLFGSFVEHMGRCVYTGIYEPGHPQADERGFRQDVLALVKEMGPTVVRYPGGNFVSGYRWEDGVGPVEERPVRIDGAWHTIETNAFGLHEFMDWAKEADVEVMEAINLGTRGVEEARALVEYANHPGGTYWSDLRRKNGAEQPFDIKLWCLGNELDGPWQIGGKTAAEYGRLAQESAKAMKLVDSSIELVAVGSSSRSMPTFGSWEHTVLTHAYDEVDFVSMHAYYQEHDGDTESFLAESVDMDGFIEGVIATVDAVKAAGKHTKQVDISFDEWNVWDQRKYNDVEAGEIAKAGWREHPRLIEDTYSVTDAVVVGTLLNSLLRHGDRVRIANQAQLVNVIAPIRSEENGPAWRQTSFWPFERMARLATGRILRLAVSASQIATKRYGDVDSVDAAATWDEETGRLVVFVANRSLDSANDLTIDLHGLGDLRVRQAETLTIPEGGDRRTANLETTPDTVHMVPLAAAEIVDGTVRATLPALSWSVIELEVTRA, from the coding sequence ATGTCTCACGCCCGCATCACCATCGACCGCGACTTCACCATCGCCGACGTTCCCCGGAGGCTCTTCGGGTCCTTCGTCGAGCACATGGGGCGCTGCGTGTACACCGGCATCTACGAGCCGGGGCACCCGCAGGCAGATGAACGCGGATTCCGTCAGGACGTTCTGGCCCTGGTGAAGGAGATGGGGCCGACGGTCGTGCGGTACCCGGGCGGCAACTTCGTCTCGGGCTACCGCTGGGAGGACGGCGTCGGCCCGGTCGAGGAGCGCCCGGTGCGCATCGACGGCGCCTGGCACACGATCGAGACCAACGCCTTCGGCCTGCACGAGTTCATGGACTGGGCGAAGGAGGCCGACGTCGAGGTGATGGAGGCGATCAACCTCGGCACCCGCGGCGTCGAGGAGGCCCGTGCACTCGTCGAGTACGCCAACCACCCGGGCGGCACATACTGGTCGGACCTGCGCCGCAAGAACGGCGCCGAGCAGCCCTTCGACATCAAGCTGTGGTGCCTGGGCAACGAGCTCGACGGGCCGTGGCAGATCGGCGGCAAGACCGCTGCCGAGTACGGCCGTCTCGCGCAGGAGTCGGCCAAGGCCATGAAGCTGGTCGACTCGTCGATCGAGCTCGTGGCGGTCGGGTCGTCGAGCAGGTCGATGCCGACGTTCGGGTCGTGGGAGCACACCGTGCTCACCCACGCCTACGACGAGGTCGACTTCGTCTCGATGCACGCGTACTACCAGGAGCACGACGGCGACACCGAGTCGTTCCTCGCGGAGTCGGTCGACATGGACGGCTTCATCGAGGGTGTCATCGCGACGGTCGACGCCGTGAAGGCCGCCGGCAAGCACACCAAGCAGGTCGACATCTCGTTCGACGAGTGGAACGTGTGGGATCAGCGCAAGTACAACGACGTCGAGGCGGGCGAGATCGCGAAGGCCGGCTGGCGCGAGCACCCGCGCCTCATCGAGGACACCTACTCGGTGACGGATGCCGTCGTCGTCGGCACCCTGCTCAACAGCCTGCTGCGGCACGGAGACCGCGTGCGCATCGCCAACCAGGCGCAGCTCGTGAACGTGATCGCGCCGATCCGCTCGGAGGAGAACGGCCCGGCCTGGCGCCAGACCAGCTTCTGGCCGTTCGAGCGGATGGCGCGGCTGGCGACGGGACGCATCCTGCGCCTCGCCGTCTCGGCCTCGCAGATCGCGACCAAGCGCTACGGCGACGTCGATTCGGTCGATGCGGCCGCCACGTGGGACGAGGAGACCGGACGCCTGGTGGTGTTCGTGGCCAACCGCTCGCTCGACTCGGCGAACGACCTGACGATCGATCTGCACGGCCTCGGCGACCTGCGCGTGCGTCAGGCCGAGACGCTCACGATCCCCGAGGGCGGCGACCGACGGACCGCCAACCTCGAGACGACCCCCGACACCGTGCACATGGTGCCGCTCGCCGCCGCCGAGATCGTCGACGGCACGGTGCGCGCGACCCTGCCGGCCCTGTCGTGGTCGGTCATCGAGCTCGAGGTGACGCGCGCCTGA
- a CDS encoding proline-rich domain-containing protein, which produces MSEHETPETPQPNDPAAADSASDAVRTPPPAPPTPSDGPDAPPTTPPTGPDGSEYVPGGHSLPPADPRHAPGHASANAPGEPGPGLTDGQPAPGQPAPGQPYGQPVPGQPYGQPAPGQPYGQPVPGQPYGQPAPGQPYGQSAPGFPPAGPEIGPNKKLPLGALIGIIAAGVVVLLVIALAIIIPLAGRGGDAGGGSNGEPAQPAATPEEWVEEYLTALSEGDAETARKYVDTSSYSDALLTDEVLAASLELGAIDDIEVGEAEEGEYSDVVVPATFTVGGTEVTREFEMYQSEYDGDITMYNGGARISTYGFDDIGLTVNGVEISEDALAFPGMYEFATSLEEFTIEGETTLLVADEKSEEAASMLRPVLSETGVASFRELVTASLRECLAMKTLATPCGMDVTGLEQDGFSPVDGTVTRALTAEGEASLAALVGEVSDRAVVSTYESFRTDITLEGQNAAGERGAFEVLFGAGVLSPKVDFAAETPQVVWE; this is translated from the coding sequence GTGAGTGAACACGAGACACCGGAGACTCCCCAGCCCAACGACCCGGCGGCGGCCGATTCCGCGTCGGACGCGGTCCGCACGCCACCGCCCGCGCCGCCCACCCCGTCGGACGGCCCGGACGCTCCCCCGACCACGCCGCCGACCGGCCCGGATGGCTCGGAGTACGTCCCCGGCGGACACTCCCTCCCGCCCGCGGATCCGCGGCACGCTCCCGGCCACGCCTCGGCGAACGCACCCGGCGAGCCCGGTCCGGGGCTGACCGACGGCCAGCCCGCACCCGGACAGCCCGCGCCGGGCCAGCCCTACGGTCAGCCCGTGCCGGGCCAGCCTTACGGCCAGCCTGCACCCGGACAGCCCTACGGTCAGCCCGTGCCGGGCCAGCCTTACGGCCAGCCTGCACCCGGACAGCCCTACGGCCAGTCCGCGCCGGGTTTTCCGCCGGCAGGGCCGGAGATCGGCCCGAACAAGAAGCTTCCGCTCGGTGCGCTCATCGGCATCATCGCGGCGGGAGTCGTCGTCTTGCTCGTGATCGCCCTGGCCATCATCATCCCGCTGGCGGGTCGCGGCGGTGACGCCGGAGGTGGCTCGAACGGCGAGCCCGCGCAGCCCGCGGCCACCCCGGAGGAGTGGGTCGAGGAGTACCTCACCGCACTTTCGGAGGGCGATGCCGAGACGGCGCGGAAGTACGTCGACACCTCGTCCTACAGTGATGCGCTCCTCACGGACGAAGTGCTCGCGGCCTCCCTCGAGCTGGGCGCCATCGACGATATCGAGGTCGGCGAGGCCGAGGAGGGCGAGTACAGCGACGTCGTCGTGCCCGCGACCTTCACGGTCGGCGGCACCGAGGTGACGCGCGAGTTCGAGATGTACCAGAGCGAGTACGACGGTGACATCACCATGTACAACGGAGGCGCGCGAATCTCGACCTACGGGTTCGACGACATCGGCCTCACGGTGAACGGGGTGGAGATCTCGGAGGACGCCCTGGCCTTCCCGGGTATGTACGAGTTCGCGACGAGCCTCGAAGAGTTCACGATCGAGGGCGAGACGACGCTTCTCGTCGCGGACGAGAAGAGCGAAGAGGCGGCGAGCATGCTGCGTCCCGTGCTGAGCGAGACGGGGGTGGCATCGTTCCGCGAACTGGTCACCGCCTCGCTGCGCGAGTGCCTGGCGATGAAGACTCTCGCGACCCCCTGCGGCATGGACGTCACCGGCCTCGAGCAGGACGGCTTCAGCCCCGTCGACGGAACCGTGACCCGCGCCCTCACCGCCGAGGGCGAGGCGTCGCTCGCCGCCCTCGTCGGAGAGGTCAGCGACCGCGCGGTCGTCTCGACCTACGAGTCGTTCCGCACCGACATCACGCTCGAGGGGCAGAATGCCGCCGGTGAGCGCGGTGCGTTCGAGGTGCTCTTCGGCGCGGGGGTGCTGTCCCCGAAGGTCGACTTCGCCGCGGAGACCCCGCAGGTCGTCTGGGAGTAG
- a CDS encoding carbohydrate ABC transporter permease — translation MSSATLIPTEPASDDHTRTLTVPRHRRTARPKLPGQKPFSPLRIAAFVVLALLAIGWLLPFLWAVATAFKTETDAASGDPGWIGASGPTFEAFTAILSQGNVYVWALNSLWTSVAVTLITLTVSALAAYAFSRLDFTGRKWLFVVIIASIVVPPQVLIIPLFYEMLAFNLIDTHWGLILPQVVAPAMVFILKKFFDAIPIELEDAARVDGASRLRIFWSIVLPLSRPILASVAIFVFIGAWNNFLWPFLVVNDTTLMTLPVGLQTVISAYGVQYAQVMAQAVLAALPLIVVFLIFQKQIVKGVATSGFGGQ, via the coding sequence ATGTCCTCCGCCACCCTCATCCCCACCGAGCCCGCCTCCGACGACCACACCCGCACGCTCACCGTTCCCCGCCACCGGCGCACCGCGCGCCCGAAGCTCCCCGGCCAGAAGCCGTTCTCGCCGCTGCGCATCGCCGCGTTCGTGGTGCTGGCGCTCCTCGCGATCGGATGGCTGCTGCCGTTCCTCTGGGCGGTCGCGACCGCCTTCAAGACCGAGACGGATGCCGCATCCGGCGATCCCGGATGGATCGGCGCGAGCGGCCCCACCTTCGAGGCGTTCACGGCGATCCTCTCGCAGGGCAACGTGTACGTCTGGGCGCTCAACAGCCTGTGGACCTCGGTCGCCGTCACCCTCATCACGCTGACGGTCTCGGCTCTGGCCGCCTACGCCTTCTCGCGGCTCGACTTCACCGGCCGCAAGTGGCTGTTCGTCGTGATCATCGCCTCGATCGTCGTGCCGCCGCAGGTGCTGATCATCCCGCTGTTCTACGAGATGCTCGCGTTCAACCTGATCGACACGCACTGGGGCCTGATCCTGCCGCAGGTCGTTGCCCCGGCGATGGTGTTCATCCTCAAGAAGTTCTTCGACGCGATCCCGATCGAGCTCGAGGACGCCGCCCGCGTCGACGGTGCCAGCCGCCTGCGCATCTTCTGGTCGATCGTGCTGCCGCTGTCGCGGCCGATCCTGGCATCCGTGGCGATCTTCGTGTTCATCGGGGCGTGGAACAACTTCCTGTGGCCGTTCCTCGTCGTCAACGACACCACGCTCATGACGCTGCCGGTCGGGCTCCAGACCGTAATCAGCGCCTACGGCGTGCAGTACGCACAGGTCATGGCCCAGGCCGTGCTCGCCGCGCTCCCGCTCATCGTCGTGTTCCTCATCTTCCAGAAGCAGATCGTCAAGGGAGTCGCGACGAGCGGCTTCGGCGGTCAGTGA
- a CDS encoding carbohydrate ABC transporter permease produces MTSTATRTLVTGGASDFRLRRAGSRKREQLISWAFLVPFLIAFVLFLAWPILHGIYLSFTDQSLTGAGGGFVGFANYAEALVDPVMWQSMWNTVWFTLLSTVPLVAVALLMAALVDRGLPGQWLWRLSFFMPYLLASTVISQIWVWIFNPQIGAANNILKFFGLEPIAWLQNSDTNMLSIVIATVWWTVGFNFLLYLAAMQNIPPQQYEAASLDGAGAWRQFWSITLPQLGPATVLILILQILASLKLFDQAYQMLGGVASDTTRSIVQYIYEAGFVNYRFGYSAAISYVFFALIVIIGVAQALVTRRKKEQ; encoded by the coding sequence ATGACCTCGACCGCCACCCGCACCCTCGTCACCGGCGGGGCATCCGATTTCCGTCTCCGCCGCGCCGGCTCCCGCAAGCGCGAGCAGCTCATCAGCTGGGCTTTCCTGGTTCCGTTCCTCATCGCCTTCGTGCTGTTCCTGGCATGGCCGATCCTGCACGGCATCTATCTGAGCTTCACCGACCAGTCGCTCACGGGCGCCGGCGGAGGGTTCGTCGGCTTCGCGAACTACGCCGAAGCCCTCGTCGATCCCGTCATGTGGCAGTCGATGTGGAACACGGTGTGGTTCACGCTGCTGTCGACCGTGCCGCTCGTCGCCGTGGCGCTGCTCATGGCGGCACTCGTCGATCGCGGCCTGCCCGGGCAGTGGCTCTGGCGGCTGTCGTTCTTCATGCCGTACCTGCTCGCGTCCACCGTGATCTCGCAGATCTGGGTCTGGATCTTCAACCCGCAGATCGGCGCGGCCAACAACATCCTGAAGTTCTTCGGTCTCGAGCCGATCGCGTGGCTGCAGAACTCCGACACCAACATGCTGTCGATCGTGATCGCGACGGTGTGGTGGACGGTCGGGTTCAACTTCCTGCTCTACCTCGCGGCCATGCAGAACATCCCCCCGCAGCAGTACGAGGCGGCATCCCTCGACGGGGCCGGCGCCTGGCGCCAGTTCTGGTCGATCACGCTCCCGCAACTGGGACCGGCCACGGTGCTGATCCTCATCCTGCAGATCCTCGCGTCGCTGAAGCTGTTCGACCAGGCGTACCAGATGCTCGGCGGTGTCGCGAGCGACACCACGCGCTCGATCGTGCAGTACATCTACGAGGCCGGCTTCGTGAACTACCGCTTCGGATACTCCGCGGCGATCTCGTACGTCTTCTTCGCCCTCATCGTCATCATCGGCGTCGCGCAGGCCCTGGTCACGCGTCGCAAGAAGGAGCAGTGA
- a CDS encoding extracellular solute-binding protein, with protein MTPSLDLSRRQFLTAATLTAGAALLAGCSPLSPTGSRTETLQFWHLLSGGDGVTMSSLLDGVNSAQSDYRIRPTVLAWGTPYYTKLAMAGAGGRAPDVAIMHATRVNGWAPGGLLDAWDVDRLAELGVDRSTFPGPIWEKGFVGDRLFSVALDAHPFVLMFNTDICDAAGVLDSDGTLRETSSPEEFVDQLREVGAQAPDHALSFGYLGDGAQMWRLFYGLYAQHGLQIELPVGGKAVIDKDAAVEALRLMQTLLDGEIAAARADYGGAVAEFATGKSGMLMTGVWELRTMQAANLPFDATTIPTLYGTPAVYADSHSFVLPHQANANDERRDLVYRFVADMLKDSFQWAEAGHIPAYLPVTSSPAYDDLVPQAHYASAADHVVYDPTAWFTGSGSSFQGEFGAAVQNVLLSGADPAAAIDRFEARVNTLLRQPNPADPEGTWKS; from the coding sequence ATGACGCCCTCGCTCGATCTGTCCCGCCGGCAGTTCCTCACCGCCGCCACGCTCACCGCCGGCGCAGCACTGCTCGCCGGCTGCTCCCCCCTCTCCCCCACCGGCTCTCGCACCGAGACCCTCCAGTTCTGGCACCTGCTCTCGGGAGGCGACGGCGTGACGATGTCGTCGCTGCTCGACGGTGTGAACTCGGCGCAGTCCGACTACCGCATCCGCCCCACCGTGCTCGCCTGGGGCACGCCGTACTACACGAAGCTCGCGATGGCGGGCGCCGGCGGACGCGCCCCCGACGTCGCGATCATGCACGCCACCCGCGTGAACGGCTGGGCCCCCGGCGGGCTCCTCGACGCCTGGGACGTCGACCGCCTCGCCGAGCTCGGCGTCGATCGCTCCACCTTCCCCGGCCCGATCTGGGAGAAGGGCTTCGTCGGCGACCGGCTCTTCAGCGTCGCCCTCGACGCCCACCCCTTCGTGCTCATGTTCAACACCGACATCTGCGACGCCGCGGGGGTGCTCGACTCGGACGGCACGCTGCGTGAGACCTCGTCGCCCGAGGAGTTCGTCGACCAGCTCCGCGAGGTCGGCGCCCAGGCTCCCGATCACGCCCTGTCGTTCGGCTACCTCGGCGATGGCGCCCAGATGTGGCGCCTGTTCTACGGCCTCTACGCGCAGCACGGCCTGCAGATCGAACTGCCCGTGGGCGGCAAGGCCGTGATCGACAAGGATGCCGCGGTCGAGGCGCTCCGCTTGATGCAGACGCTCCTCGACGGTGAGATCGCGGCCGCGCGCGCCGACTACGGCGGAGCCGTGGCCGAGTTCGCGACCGGCAAGAGTGGCATGCTCATGACCGGTGTCTGGGAGCTGCGCACGATGCAGGCCGCGAACCTGCCGTTCGATGCGACCACGATCCCGACCCTCTACGGCACACCGGCGGTGTACGCCGACTCGCACTCCTTCGTGCTGCCGCACCAGGCGAACGCGAACGACGAGCGCCGCGACCTCGTGTACCGCTTCGTCGCCGACATGCTGAAGGACTCGTTCCAGTGGGCCGAGGCCGGGCACATCCCCGCTTACCTCCCCGTGACCTCATCGCCCGCCTACGACGACCTCGTGCCCCAGGCGCACTACGCCTCGGCCGCCGACCACGTCGTCTACGACCCGACCGCGTGGTTCACGGGCTCCGGCTCGAGCTTCCAGGGCGAGTTCGGTGCCGCGGTGCAGAACGTGCTCCTCTCGGGCGCCGATCCGGCCGCCGCGATCGACCGCTTCGAGGCGCGCGTGAACACGCTGCTGCGCCAACCCAATCCGGCCGACCCCGAAGGGACGTGGAAGTCATGA